In Euphorbia lathyris chromosome 10, ddEupLath1.1, whole genome shotgun sequence, a single genomic region encodes these proteins:
- the LOC136209113 gene encoding probable N-acetyl-gamma-glutamyl-phosphate reductase, chloroplastic: MSTSVFSSICSNRGCLWKDEVKFSKLRKRDECRLYVGRSTALSPRSLVIRNSKQEKEVRVALLGASGYTGAEIIRLLANHPFFGISVMTADRNAGKSMDSVFPHFITQKDLPVLVSTNDASFSDVDAVFCCLPHGTTQEIIMGLPKGLKIVDLSADFRLRHISEYEEWYGQSHRAPDLQGEAIYGLTEIFREEIKNAHLVANPGCYPTSIQLPLVPLIKANLIEHKNIIIDSKSGVSGAGRGAKVANLYTELTEGIMSYGVTRHRHVPEIEQGLSDAAQSKVTVSFTPHLMPMTRGMQSTIYVEMASGVTTEDLYKQLKVSYENEEFVKILEKGVIPRTHDVRGSNYCYMNVFPDRIPGRAIIISVIDNLVKGASGQAVQNLNIMMGFPENTGLGYLPLFP; encoded by the exons ATGAGTACTTCGGTTTTCAGTTCAATTTGCAGCAACAGAGGGTGCTTGTGGAAG GATGAAGTGAAATTTTCGAAGTTGAGAAAACGAGATGAATGCAGGCTCTATGTTGGAAGATCCACGGCATTGTCACCTAGAAGTCTAGTAATTAGAAATTCTAAGCAGGAAAAGGAAGTCCGAGTTGCTCTTCTTGGTGCCAGTGGTTATACTGGTGCGGag ATCATTCGACTCCTTGCAAATCATCCCTTTTTTGGTATTTCGGTTATGACTGCTGATAGAAATGCTGGCAAATCAATGGACTCTGTGTTTCCTCATTTTATCACACAAAAG gATCTACCTGTTTTGGTATCTACGAATGATGCAAGTTTTTCTGATGTAGATGCTGTCTTTTGTTGTTTGCCTCATGGAACCACACAA GAAATCATCATGGGTCTTCCAAAGGGGTTAAAAATTGTAGATCTCTCTGCA GACTTCCGGCTACGTCATATTTCAGAGTATGAAGAATGGTATGGGCAATCACATAGAGCACCTGATTTGCAG GGAGAAGCTATATATGGTCTGACAGAGATTTTCagagaagaaataaaaaatgcacaTTTAGTTGCTAATCCTGGGTGTTATCCAACATCAATTCAACTGCCTCTTGTTCCTTTAATAAAG GCTAATCTCATTGAACATAAAAATATCATTATTGACTCAAAATCAGGTGTGAGCGGAGCAG GGCGCGGTGCCAAGGTGGCAAATCTGTATACTGAATTAACGGAAGGAATTATGTCCTATGGAGTTACAAGGCACCGTCATG TTCCAGAGATTGAACAGGGACTATCTGATGCTGCACAGTCGAAAGTAACTGTCAGTTTTACTCCACACTTGATGCCAATG ACCCGTGGGATGCAATCAACTATATATGTGGAAATGGCTTCAGGAGTGACAACTGAGGATTTGTACAAGCAATTGAAGGTTTCCTATGAG AATGAAGAATTTGTCAAAATACTGGAAAAAGGAGTTATTCCTCGTACTCATGATGTTCGAGGTTCTAACTACTGTTACATGAATGTTTTTCCTGATCGAATTCCTGGAAGAGCAATTATTATATCAGTG ATTGATAATCTTGTGAAGGGAGCTTCCGGGCAAGCTGTACAAAATCTAAACATAATGATGGGATTTCCAGAAAATACAGGGCTTGGCTACCTGCCATTGTTTCCATAA